In one window of Cupriavidus necator N-1 DNA:
- the mpl gene encoding UDP-N-acetylmuramate:L-alanyl-gamma-D-glutamyl-meso-diaminopimelate ligase, whose protein sequence is MHIHILGICGTFMGGLAVLAKEAGHRVTGCDANVYPPMSTQLEAQGIELIEGFDPAQLSLEPDLFVIGNVVSRGNPLMEAILDRNLPYVSGPQWLGEHVLARKWVLAVAGTHGKTTTTSMLAWILEDAGYNPGFLVGGVPQNFGISARVTESDFFVIEADEYDTAFFDKRSKFVHYRPRTAILNNLEYDHADIFPDLAAIETQFHHLVRTVPGQGRIVVNGVEESLARVLERGCWSEVEQFGVGDWRESDAAATAAPGKDTFDVWFGDAVQGTVVWDLQGTHNRMNALAAIAAARHVGVPAAQAIESLSRFANVKRRMEVRGVAGGVTVYDDFAHHPTAIQTTLEGLRRRVGDARILAVLEPRSNTMKLGVMKAQLPASLEQADLVFGYGAPAGRDALGWDLAESLAPLGDKAAAFQDLGALVQAVRAAAQPGDHVLVMSNGGFGGVHQKLLDALAQGAAR, encoded by the coding sequence ATGCATATTCATATCCTTGGCATCTGCGGCACCTTCATGGGCGGCCTGGCGGTACTGGCAAAAGAGGCCGGCCACCGCGTCACCGGCTGCGATGCCAATGTCTACCCGCCGATGAGCACCCAGCTCGAGGCCCAGGGGATCGAGCTGATCGAAGGCTTCGACCCCGCCCAGCTGTCGCTGGAGCCGGACCTGTTCGTGATCGGTAACGTGGTCTCGCGCGGCAATCCGCTGATGGAGGCCATCCTCGACCGCAACCTGCCCTATGTGTCGGGCCCGCAATGGCTGGGCGAGCACGTGCTGGCGCGCAAGTGGGTGCTGGCGGTGGCCGGCACGCACGGCAAGACCACCACCACGTCGATGCTGGCCTGGATCCTGGAGGATGCCGGCTATAACCCCGGCTTCCTGGTGGGCGGGGTGCCGCAGAACTTCGGCATCTCGGCACGCGTGACCGAATCGGACTTCTTTGTGATCGAGGCCGACGAGTACGACACCGCCTTCTTCGACAAGCGCAGCAAGTTTGTCCACTACCGCCCGCGCACCGCAATCCTGAACAACCTGGAATACGATCATGCCGACATCTTCCCGGATCTGGCGGCGATCGAGACCCAGTTCCACCATCTGGTGCGCACCGTGCCCGGCCAGGGCCGGATCGTCGTCAACGGCGTTGAGGAAAGCCTGGCACGCGTGCTGGAGCGCGGCTGCTGGAGCGAGGTCGAGCAGTTTGGCGTAGGCGACTGGCGCGAGAGCGATGCTGCCGCCACGGCGGCGCCCGGCAAGGACACCTTCGACGTCTGGTTTGGCGATGCCGTACAGGGCACCGTGGTATGGGACCTGCAGGGCACCCACAACCGCATGAATGCGCTGGCCGCGATCGCCGCCGCGCGTCATGTGGGCGTGCCGGCCGCGCAGGCGATCGAATCGCTGTCCCGCTTTGCCAACGTCAAGCGCCGCATGGAAGTGCGCGGCGTGGCCGGCGGCGTGACGGTCTATGACGACTTCGCCCACCATCCGACCGCGATCCAGACCACGCTGGAAGGGCTGCGCCGCCGCGTCGGCGATGCCCGCATCCTGGCGGTGCTGGAGCCGCGCTCCAACACCATGAAGCTGGGCGTGATGAAGGCGCAGTTGCCGGCCAGCCTGGAGCAGGCCGACCTGGTGTTCGGCTACGGCGCCCCGGCCGGCAGGGACGCGCTGGGCTGGGACCTGGCCGAATCGCTGGCGCCGCTGGGCGACAAGGCTGCCGCCTTCCAGGACCTGGGCGCGCTGGTGCAGGCCGTGCGTGCCGCGGCGCAGCCGGGCGACCACGTGCTGGTGATGAGCAACGGCGGCTTCGGCGGCGTGCACCAGAAGCTGCTGGACGCCCTGGCTCAGGGCGCCGCACGCTGA
- a CDS encoding TlpA family protein disulfide reductase codes for MTETVSSPARRSRLWLWIAVAVVACATGALAGHFVFSPKPASDQAVETFFQTRLPDAAGADLDLGKLRGKTVVINFWAPWCGPCVEEMPELTALHEEYKSRQVEFVGIGIDSAANIQQFTTKVPVAYPLAVAGFAGTELSRNFGNSAGGLPYTVVINPDGSVKYRKMGRVTAEELRAVLPRA; via the coding sequence ATGACTGAAACCGTTTCCTCGCCCGCCCGCCGCTCCCGCCTCTGGCTGTGGATCGCCGTGGCCGTGGTCGCCTGCGCCACCGGCGCACTGGCCGGCCATTTCGTGTTCTCGCCCAAGCCCGCCAGCGACCAGGCGGTGGAAACCTTCTTCCAGACACGCCTGCCCGACGCCGCCGGCGCTGACCTGGACCTGGGCAAGCTGCGCGGCAAGACCGTGGTGATCAACTTCTGGGCGCCCTGGTGCGGGCCGTGTGTCGAGGAAATGCCGGAGCTGACCGCGCTGCATGAGGAATACAAGAGCCGCCAGGTCGAGTTTGTCGGCATCGGCATCGATTCCGCCGCCAATATCCAGCAGTTCACCACGAAGGTCCCGGTGGCCTACCCGCTCGCCGTGGCCGGTTTTGCCGGCACCGAGCTGTCGCGCAACTTCGGCAACAGCGCCGGCGGCCTGCCCTATACCGTGGTGATCAACCCGGACGGATCGGTGAAGTATCGCAAGATGGGACGGGTGACGGCTGAGGAACTGCGGGCCGTGCTGCCACGCGCCTGA
- a CDS encoding DMT family transporter: MSLDRRGIFLLVVLTLAWGINWPIMKVGVAHFPALGFRMLCMAGGLVALGLALRLRGDSLAVPRREWGTVVRLAIPNMVIWHLFAICAVKMLSSGRAAILGYTMPIWAVVWGLVFFRERIGAWAWLGIGCALAGTVLLLSGEITALTGSPAGTLLMLLAAAGWGFGTQLMKRTQTDVPIGAMTFWMLAVTLPFLAAGSLLLEDGWRMPTAIEWGAIAYNAVVVFAFCHLVWFGLARSLPPVVSSLSIMFIPVVGVFSGMWMLGEQPHWQDYAAIVLMFLALSSVMLAPLLWRRLQGVLG; the protein is encoded by the coding sequence ATGTCTCTCGATCGCCGCGGTATCTTCCTGCTTGTCGTGCTCACCCTTGCCTGGGGCATCAACTGGCCCATCATGAAGGTAGGCGTAGCGCACTTTCCGGCACTGGGCTTCCGCATGCTGTGCATGGCGGGCGGGCTGGTGGCGCTGGGGCTGGCGCTGCGGCTGCGCGGCGATTCGCTGGCCGTGCCGCGGCGCGAATGGGGCACGGTGGTCCGCCTGGCCATTCCCAACATGGTGATCTGGCACCTGTTTGCGATCTGCGCGGTCAAGATGCTGTCCTCGGGCCGCGCCGCCATCCTGGGCTACACCATGCCGATCTGGGCAGTGGTCTGGGGCCTGGTGTTCTTCCGCGAACGCATTGGCGCCTGGGCCTGGCTGGGCATCGGCTGCGCGCTGGCCGGCACGGTGCTGCTGCTTTCCGGCGAGATCACCGCGCTGACCGGCAGCCCGGCCGGCACGCTGCTGATGCTGCTGGCCGCGGCCGGCTGGGGCTTCGGCACCCAGCTGATGAAGCGCACCCAGACCGACGTGCCCATCGGCGCCATGACGTTCTGGATGCTGGCCGTGACCCTGCCCTTCCTGGCGGCCGGTTCGCTGCTGCTGGAAGACGGCTGGCGCATGCCCACGGCCATCGAATGGGGCGCCATCGCCTACAACGCGGTGGTGGTCTTCGCCTTCTGCCACCTGGTCTGGTTCGGGCTGGCGCGCAGCCTGCCGCCGGTGGTATCGAGCCTGTCGATCATGTTCATCCCGGTGGTCGGCGTGTTCTCGGGCATGTGGATGCTGGGCGAGCAGCCGCACTGGCAGGATTACGCGGCGATCGTGCTGATGTTCCTGGCGCTGTCCTCGGTGATGCTGGCGCCGCTGCTGTGGCGCCGGCTGCAGGGCGTGCTGGGCTGA
- a CDS encoding ribonuclease catalytic domain-containing protein yields MQLLFEEGGEIRAGTVLNQQGEAYQVELPAGKRTKVKSRDVLLQFAQPSAIELVRQTGDMTAEIDLDFLWECAPEAEFGFAELAAEYYGAEPGPVQQAALAMALHGNPVYFRRKGRGRYQRAPEDQLKAALAALERKRQQALVQAEYEDQLKALTLPETFRNKVLQLLFKPDKNSLEFKAMDAACTALGMTPMRLMVAAGGVASARALHEAKFLAECFPKGTGFPDTDVPEPPADLPVADVEAFSIDDVTTTEIDDALSVTRLPDGKLRIGIHIAAPALGIRRSEPLDAVARQRLSTVYFPGDKITMLPDAVVERYTLQEGRTCPALSLYVTVDPTVWLITGSETRAEMVPIAANLRHNLLDDVITEAALAAGTGDYPFRDALTQLWHFAGYLYDERQKARLASGLRPETHNRADFNFYLDDQADGSQRVRIEQRKRGSPLDKIVAELMILANSTWGKLLADNGVPGIYRTQKAWGMHRTRMQTYPAPHEGLGVAQYAWSTSPLRRYVDLVNQWQILAVAQHGVTAKLVAPFKPKDADLLAAVADFEGTYAAYADHQSTMERYWCLRWLKQEKRERMVASVLKEGAVRFTEIPLVTRVPELVQAQRGTQVLLEIGETDEITLEVSCRVLEIFAGEGEVPEEELESDEEAAELSAEAAAEAAAEEAAEQAAGVSAETPAEPGDDDAGAASGERDTGTPAAG; encoded by the coding sequence ATGCAGTTGCTGTTCGAAGAAGGCGGCGAAATCCGCGCCGGCACCGTGCTGAACCAGCAGGGCGAGGCTTACCAGGTGGAGTTGCCAGCGGGCAAGCGCACCAAGGTCAAGTCGCGCGACGTGCTGCTGCAGTTCGCGCAGCCGTCGGCAATCGAGCTGGTGCGCCAGACCGGCGACATGACGGCCGAGATCGACCTGGACTTCCTGTGGGAATGCGCGCCAGAGGCAGAATTCGGCTTTGCCGAGCTGGCCGCCGAGTACTACGGCGCCGAGCCCGGCCCGGTGCAGCAGGCGGCGCTGGCGATGGCGCTGCATGGCAACCCGGTGTACTTCCGCCGCAAGGGGCGCGGCCGCTACCAGCGCGCGCCCGAAGACCAGCTCAAGGCGGCGCTGGCCGCGCTCGAGCGCAAGCGCCAGCAGGCGCTGGTGCAGGCCGAGTATGAAGACCAGCTCAAGGCGCTGACGCTGCCGGAGACGTTCCGCAACAAGGTGCTGCAGCTGCTGTTCAAGCCGGACAAGAACAGCCTGGAATTCAAGGCCATGGATGCGGCCTGCACGGCGCTGGGCATGACCCCGATGCGGCTGATGGTGGCCGCCGGCGGTGTCGCCAGCGCCCGCGCGCTGCATGAGGCCAAGTTCCTGGCGGAATGCTTCCCCAAGGGCACCGGCTTCCCGGATACCGACGTGCCCGAGCCGCCCGCCGATCTGCCGGTGGCCGACGTGGAGGCATTCTCCATCGACGACGTCACCACCACCGAGATCGACGATGCGCTGTCCGTGACCAGGCTGCCCGACGGCAAGCTGCGCATCGGCATCCATATCGCCGCGCCCGCGCTGGGCATCCGCCGCAGCGAACCGCTCGATGCCGTCGCGCGCCAGCGGCTGTCCACGGTCTATTTCCCGGGCGACAAGATCACCATGCTGCCCGACGCCGTGGTGGAGCGCTACACGCTGCAGGAAGGGCGCACGTGCCCGGCGCTGTCGCTGTACGTGACGGTGGACCCGACCGTGTGGCTGATCACCGGCAGCGAGACCCGCGCCGAGATGGTGCCGATCGCCGCCAACCTGCGCCACAACCTGCTCGACGATGTCATCACCGAGGCTGCGCTTGCCGCGGGCACCGGCGACTACCCGTTCCGCGACGCACTGACGCAGCTGTGGCACTTTGCCGGCTACCTGTACGACGAGCGCCAGAAGGCGCGCCTGGCCAGCGGCCTGCGCCCCGAGACCCACAACCGCGCCGACTTCAATTTCTACCTGGACGACCAGGCCGACGGCAGCCAGCGCGTGCGCATCGAACAGCGCAAGCGCGGCTCGCCGCTGGACAAGATCGTGGCCGAGCTGATGATCCTGGCCAACAGCACCTGGGGCAAACTGCTGGCCGACAACGGCGTGCCGGGCATCTACCGCACGCAGAAGGCGTGGGGCATGCACCGCACCCGCATGCAGACCTACCCGGCGCCGCATGAGGGCCTGGGCGTGGCGCAGTACGCGTGGAGCACCTCGCCGCTGCGCCGCTATGTCGACCTGGTCAACCAGTGGCAGATCCTGGCGGTGGCCCAGCACGGCGTGACCGCCAAGCTGGTGGCGCCGTTCAAGCCCAAGGACGCCGACCTGCTTGCCGCGGTGGCGGACTTCGAAGGCACTTACGCCGCCTATGCCGACCACCAGTCGACCATGGAGCGCTACTGGTGCCTGCGCTGGCTCAAGCAGGAAAAGCGCGAGCGCATGGTGGCCTCGGTGCTCAAGGAAGGCGCGGTGCGCTTTACCGAGATCCCGCTGGTCACGCGCGTGCCCGAGCTGGTCCAGGCGCAGCGCGGCACGCAGGTGCTGCTGGAGATCGGCGAGACCGACGAGATCACGCTGGAAGTGTCCTGCCGGGTGCTGGAAATCTTCGCCGGTGAAGGCGAAGTGCCCGAGGAAGAGCTGGAAAGCGACGAGGAAGCCGCAGAGTTGTCCGCCGAAGCCGCTGCCGAGGCGGCCGCCGAGGAAGCCGCTGAGCAGGCCGCCGGGGTCTCGGCCGAAACCCCGGCCGAACCTGGCGACGACGATGCCGGGGCGGCGTCGGGCGAGCGCGACACCGGCACCCCGGCGGCCGGCTGA
- the corA gene encoding magnesium/cobalt transporter CorA, which produces MINLFVLQKGRLAQEQVDERNELLQHKPIWIDVVNPDDEELNWIKEAYGVALPELEDLGDLEASARYFEGEDENIHIRTDFLLDEEEALSRNVRVAFVLTRDVLFSIHDEDLPVFRLVRLRARMRPGSVRNAKDVLMDLYATDAEYSADSIEEIYERLEEASRRVLAENVTDAAAADVLETIAREEDLNGRIRRNVMDTRRAVSFLMRSQLLSAEQQDEARQILRDIDSIENHTAFLFDKINFLMDATVGFININQNKIIKLFSVVSVALMPPTLIASIYGMNFKFMPELDWAAGYPWAIALMAVSAAIPLVYFRRKGWLS; this is translated from the coding sequence ATGATCAACCTGTTCGTCCTGCAGAAAGGCCGGCTTGCCCAGGAGCAGGTCGACGAGCGCAATGAGCTGCTGCAGCACAAGCCGATCTGGATCGATGTCGTCAATCCCGACGACGAGGAACTGAACTGGATCAAGGAAGCCTATGGCGTTGCCCTTCCCGAACTGGAGGACCTGGGCGACCTGGAAGCGTCCGCGCGATATTTCGAGGGCGAGGACGAGAATATCCATATCCGCACCGACTTCCTGCTGGACGAGGAAGAGGCCTTATCGCGCAACGTGCGCGTGGCTTTCGTGCTCACGCGCGACGTACTGTTCTCCATCCACGACGAAGACCTGCCGGTGTTCCGGCTGGTGCGGCTGCGCGCGCGTATGCGCCCGGGCTCGGTGCGCAATGCCAAGGACGTGCTGATGGACCTGTACGCGACCGACGCCGAATATTCCGCCGACTCGATCGAGGAAATCTACGAGCGGCTTGAAGAAGCGAGCCGCCGCGTATTGGCCGAGAACGTGACCGATGCCGCCGCCGCCGACGTGCTGGAAACCATCGCCCGCGAGGAAGACTTGAACGGGCGCATCCGCCGCAACGTGATGGACACGCGCCGCGCGGTGTCCTTCCTGATGCGCAGCCAGTTGCTGTCGGCCGAGCAGCAGGACGAGGCCCGCCAGATCCTGCGCGACATCGACTCGATCGAGAACCACACCGCGTTCCTGTTCGACAAGATCAACTTCCTGATGGACGCGACCGTCGGTTTCATCAACATCAACCAGAACAAGATCATCAAACTGTTCTCGGTGGTGTCGGTGGCGCTGATGCCGCCCACGCTAATCGCCAGCATCTATGGCATGAACTTCAAGTTCATGCCGGAGCTGGACTGGGCCGCGGGCTATCCGTGGGCGATTGCGCTGATGGCGGTGTCGGCGGCGATTCCGCTGGTGTATTTCCGCAGGAAGGGCTGGCTGAGCTGA
- the mtgA gene encoding monofunctional biosynthetic peptidoglycan transglycosylase: MRWLGYLLGCVAAGVVAMQLYFFVQIASWQYINPTTTTFMRAERWRLCGINVWNCGLDRQWVPYDRISRNLKRAVIASEDADFVNHPGYELDAMLDAWERNKKRGRIVRGGSTITQQLAKNLFLSSEQHYLRKGQELAITWMLEFWLDKQRIYEIYLNSVEWGEGVFGAQAAAQHYFRTGADKLSVGQSARLAAALPAPKCFDKKEYCANVRVNFRAKAGIIARRMGAATLPD, encoded by the coding sequence GTGCGCTGGCTGGGCTACCTGCTCGGCTGCGTGGCCGCGGGCGTGGTGGCGATGCAGCTGTACTTCTTCGTGCAGATCGCCTCGTGGCAGTACATCAACCCGACCACCACCACCTTCATGCGCGCCGAGCGCTGGCGCCTGTGCGGCATCAACGTCTGGAACTGCGGCCTCGACCGGCAATGGGTGCCTTACGACCGCATCTCGCGCAACCTCAAGCGCGCGGTGATCGCCAGCGAGGATGCCGACTTCGTCAACCACCCCGGCTATGAGCTCGATGCCATGCTCGATGCGTGGGAGCGCAACAAGAAGCGCGGGCGCATCGTGCGCGGCGGTTCCACCATCACGCAGCAGCTGGCCAAGAACCTGTTCCTGTCGTCCGAGCAGCACTACCTGCGCAAGGGCCAGGAACTGGCCATCACGTGGATGCTCGAGTTCTGGCTGGACAAGCAGCGCATCTACGAGATCTACCTGAATTCGGTGGAGTGGGGCGAGGGCGTGTTCGGCGCGCAGGCCGCGGCGCAGCACTACTTCCGCACCGGCGCGGACAAGCTCAGCGTGGGCCAGTCCGCGCGCCTGGCCGCGGCGCTGCCTGCGCCCAAGTGCTTCGACAAGAAGGAGTACTGCGCCAACGTGCGCGTGAACTTCCGCGCCAAGGCGGGCATCATCGCGCGGCGGATGGGGGCAGCCACGCTGCCCGACTGA
- the aroE gene encoding shikimate dehydrogenase, which yields MTSTDSSQATSDRYVVIGNPVAHSRSPAIHAAFARQTGEAVQYDRLEAPLDGFADTVRQFFADGGYGCNVTVPFKLEAYDLADRLTERAEAAGAVNTLWIEEGMIHGDNTDGIGLVRDIQDNLDTLIEGKRVLLLGAGGAAMGAMLPLIECRPSRIVVANRTASRASDMLEEFVEAADQYGVELWGGGLDALDGLSEDEAVDVVINASSSSLHGEVPPVPEFLLGEGVLAYDMMYGAEPTVFLQFATRCGARVSDGLGMLVEQAAEAFYIWRGVRPRTAPVLAELRAALQAERKG from the coding sequence ATGACATCAACTGATTCTTCCCAAGCCACTTCCGACCGCTATGTGGTGATCGGCAACCCGGTGGCGCACAGCCGCTCGCCGGCGATCCACGCCGCCTTTGCGCGCCAGACCGGCGAAGCGGTGCAATACGACCGCCTGGAGGCGCCGCTGGACGGGTTTGCCGACACCGTGCGTCAGTTCTTTGCCGATGGCGGCTACGGCTGCAACGTGACGGTGCCGTTCAAGCTGGAGGCCTATGACCTGGCCGACCGCCTGACCGAGCGCGCCGAGGCCGCCGGCGCGGTCAACACGCTGTGGATCGAAGAGGGCATGATCCATGGCGACAACACCGACGGCATCGGCCTGGTGCGCGATATCCAGGACAACCTCGACACGCTGATCGAAGGCAAGCGCGTGCTGCTGCTGGGCGCTGGCGGCGCCGCCATGGGCGCGATGCTGCCGCTGATCGAATGCCGGCCGTCGCGCATCGTGGTGGCCAACCGCACCGCGTCGCGCGCCAGCGACATGCTGGAAGAATTTGTCGAAGCCGCCGACCAGTACGGCGTGGAACTGTGGGGCGGCGGGCTCGACGCGCTCGACGGGCTGTCCGAGGACGAAGCCGTCGACGTGGTGATCAATGCCTCGTCCAGCAGTCTGCATGGCGAAGTGCCGCCGGTGCCCGAGTTCCTGCTGGGCGAAGGCGTGCTGGCCTACGACATGATGTACGGCGCCGAGCCTACCGTGTTCCTGCAGTTCGCCACCCGCTGCGGCGCGCGCGTGAGCGACGGCCTGGGCATGCTGGTCGAACAGGCCGCCGAGGCCTTTTATATCTGGCGTGGCGTGCGGCCCCGCACCGCGCCCGTGCTGGCCGAGCTGCGCGCCGCGCTGCAGGCCGAACGCAAGGGCTGA
- a CDS encoding chorismate--pyruvate lyase family protein, producing the protein MSAQSARRCGWSPHLAFDAAITPNLRRWVTGDDGSLTARLVAASERFRVARLLQRPQRPLADEWQVLGQHDRTPALTREVLLICDDIPAVFAHTVVRCRHARRDWPFLRGLGERPLGGRLFVDPAVAREPFQFARLLPHHPLRQALQRVLPAMAPLPMLPARRSVFRRGGGVMLVTEVFLPDLLSRPSPGTEAIPHPRYLRTTDRSPSTHTTETKKEITR; encoded by the coding sequence ATGAGCGCGCAGTCCGCGCGCCGCTGCGGCTGGAGCCCGCACCTGGCCTTCGATGCAGCCATCACGCCCAACCTGCGGCGCTGGGTGACCGGTGACGACGGCTCGCTGACGGCGCGCCTCGTGGCAGCGTCGGAGCGCTTTCGCGTGGCGCGCCTGCTACAGCGCCCGCAGCGCCCGCTGGCCGATGAATGGCAGGTGCTGGGCCAGCACGACCGCACCCCCGCGCTGACGCGCGAGGTGCTGCTGATCTGCGACGATATTCCCGCCGTGTTTGCCCATACCGTGGTGCGCTGCCGCCATGCGCGCCGCGACTGGCCGTTCCTGCGCGGGCTGGGCGAGCGCCCGCTTGGCGGTCGGTTGTTTGTCGATCCGGCGGTGGCGCGCGAGCCGTTCCAGTTTGCGCGGCTGCTGCCGCACCATCCGCTGCGCCAGGCCTTGCAGCGCGTGCTGCCGGCCATGGCGCCACTGCCCATGCTGCCGGCGCGGCGCTCGGTGTTCCGGCGAGGCGGCGGCGTCATGCTCGTGACAGAAGTGTTCCTGCCGGACCTGCTGTCGCGGCCATCCCCGGGGACCGAGGCGATTCCGCATCCCAGGTATTTGCGGACCACAGACCGAAGCCCCTCCACACACACTACCGAAACCAAGAAAGAGATCACGAGATGA
- a CDS encoding YqiA/YcfP family alpha/beta fold hydrolase yields MLLYLHGFRSSPQSFKARLVQERMREWGVGRYYACPTLNVSPEMAIAQAQAAIRAAQAGGDQEIAIVGSSLGGFYARWLGERHGCKTVLLNPAIHPWTDLETYLGEQPLWHGGGSVTVERRHLQELLDLRVDTITDPERYYLIAATGDEVLDYREMVAACPGANIRVIEGSDHGISEFADYVDDVLAFCGYGPGGKVPAGAGPA; encoded by the coding sequence ATGCTGCTGTACCTGCACGGATTCCGCTCCTCGCCCCAGTCGTTCAAGGCCCGGCTGGTGCAGGAGCGCATGCGCGAGTGGGGCGTGGGCCGCTACTACGCCTGCCCCACGCTCAATGTCTCGCCCGAAATGGCCATTGCCCAGGCGCAGGCCGCGATCCGCGCCGCGCAGGCCGGCGGCGACCAGGAGATCGCCATCGTCGGCTCGTCGCTGGGCGGCTTCTATGCCCGCTGGCTGGGCGAGCGCCATGGCTGCAAGACCGTGCTGCTCAATCCGGCCATCCACCCCTGGACCGACCTGGAAACGTACCTGGGTGAACAGCCGCTGTGGCACGGCGGCGGCTCGGTCACGGTCGAGCGCCGCCACCTGCAGGAGCTGCTGGACCTGCGCGTGGACACCATCACCGATCCCGAACGCTATTACCTGATCGCCGCCACCGGCGACGAGGTACTGGACTACCGTGAGATGGTCGCGGCTTGCCCGGGCGCGAACATCCGCGTGATCGAGGGCAGCGATCACGGCATCAGCGAATTTGCCGACTACGTCGACGATGTGCTCGCCTTCTGCGGCTATGGCCCCGGCGGCAAGGTGCCGGCCGGCGCAGGCCCGGCATGA
- the fabG gene encoding 3-oxoacyl-ACP reductase FabG — MKLQGRVAIITGAAAGIGFATAQRFAADGAIVVLCDVQEGRVREAADKLAATGATVSAYRVDVTRRDEVDAMVAAVLAAHERVDILVNNAGITKDARLAKMTEAQFDAVIDVNLKGVFNCAQAVAGLMTEQGKGVILNASSVVGLYGNFGQTNYAASKFGVIGFTKTWARELGPKGVRVNAVCPGFVNTEILQTVPEKVLDGMKSSCWLRRLAEPAEIASIYAFLASDDASYVNGVAIEASGGMSL; from the coding sequence ATGAAACTGCAGGGTCGGGTTGCCATCATCACCGGTGCCGCCGCCGGCATCGGGTTTGCCACCGCGCAGCGCTTTGCCGCCGACGGCGCCATCGTTGTCCTGTGCGACGTGCAGGAAGGGCGCGTGCGCGAGGCCGCCGACAAGCTGGCCGCCACCGGCGCCACCGTGTCGGCCTACCGCGTCGACGTGACCCGGCGCGACGAAGTCGATGCCATGGTGGCCGCCGTGCTGGCCGCGCACGAACGCGTCGACATCCTCGTCAACAACGCCGGCATCACCAAGGATGCACGCCTGGCCAAGATGACCGAGGCCCAGTTCGATGCCGTCATCGACGTCAACCTGAAGGGCGTCTTCAACTGCGCGCAGGCCGTGGCCGGCCTGATGACCGAGCAGGGCAAGGGCGTGATCCTGAACGCTTCCAGCGTGGTCGGCCTGTACGGCAACTTCGGCCAGACCAACTACGCCGCCAGCAAGTTCGGCGTGATCGGCTTTACCAAGACCTGGGCGCGCGAGCTGGGCCCAAAGGGCGTGCGCGTGAACGCGGTGTGCCCGGGCTTTGTCAATACCGAGATCCTGCAGACCGTGCCGGAAAAGGTGCTGGACGGCATGAAATCGTCCTGCTGGCTGCGCCGCCTGGCTGAGCCGGCCGAGATCGCCAGCATCTACGCCTTCCTGGCCAGCGACGACGCCAGCTACGTCAATGGCGTGGCGATCGAGGCCAGCGGCGGCATGTCGCTCTGA
- a CDS encoding energy transducer TonB family protein: MNATLAAPRHWWHARWHNSSTLAKALAISVAVHVLLLMVRVAAPEVFEIKRSDAALDVVLVNAKSAQKPRNPTALAQANLDGGGDHDLQRATTPLPAQTQTQEGDLVRQVQRRVEQLEQEQQRLLTQSREAAPPVRNQPLKPGEKRQDTPQRGQDERTSTDEMARLEAEIGRNLDHYAKRPKRFQLTATSAQAVDYAQYYDRLRHKIEARGTTDFPQRNGKPLYGQLILVINVNRLGKLGYNRDGYNVDAIDVVKSSGDPALDRQAVAIVRAAAPFGPFTAEMASRQDILEVISTFKFSRSGLETRLQAR; the protein is encoded by the coding sequence GTGAACGCCACTCTCGCCGCTCCCCGCCACTGGTGGCATGCCAGGTGGCACAACAGCAGTACGCTGGCCAAGGCGCTGGCCATTTCCGTGGCCGTGCACGTGCTGCTGCTGATGGTGCGGGTGGCCGCGCCCGAGGTGTTCGAGATCAAGCGCAGCGATGCCGCGCTGGACGTGGTGCTGGTCAATGCCAAGTCGGCGCAGAAGCCGCGCAACCCGACCGCGCTGGCGCAAGCCAACCTGGACGGCGGCGGCGACCATGACCTGCAGCGCGCCACCACGCCGCTGCCCGCGCAGACCCAGACGCAGGAAGGCGACCTGGTGCGCCAGGTGCAGCGCCGCGTCGAGCAGCTGGAGCAGGAGCAGCAACGCCTGCTGACCCAGTCGCGCGAGGCCGCGCCGCCGGTGCGCAACCAGCCGCTCAAGCCCGGCGAGAAGCGCCAGGACACCCCGCAGCGCGGCCAGGACGAGCGCACCTCGACCGACGAGATGGCCAGGCTGGAGGCCGAGATCGGCCGCAACCTGGACCACTACGCCAAGCGGCCCAAGCGCTTCCAGCTGACCGCCACCAGCGCCCAGGCGGTCGACTACGCGCAGTACTACGACCGGCTGCGCCACAAGATCGAGGCGCGCGGCACAACTGATTTCCCGCAACGCAACGGCAAGCCGCTGTACGGCCAGCTGATCCTGGTGATCAACGTCAATCGGCTGGGCAAGCTCGGCTACAACCGCGACGGCTACAACGTCGATGCCATCGACGTGGTCAAGAGCTCGGGCGATCCCGCGCTGGACCGCCAGGCCGTGGCGATCGTGCGCGCGGCCGCGCCGTTCGGCCCCTTTACCGCCGAGATGGCGTCGCGCCAGGACATCCTTGAAGTCATTTCCACTTTCAAGTTTTCGCGCAGCGGGCTGGAAACCCGCTTGCAGGCACGCTGA